The following are encoded together in the Pseudomonas xantholysinigenes genome:
- a CDS encoding oxygenase MpaB family protein: protein MEALRRRIETQVMSLTGLALGQLDLESPKGDPGLFGPGSISWQVHGDFPSMLVGGISALMLQLLHPLALAGVWDHSNFRHDLLGRLRRTSQFISGTTFGSTRDAEWLIDKVRTIHLQVVGSAPDGRPYAASDPDLLTWVHVAEVSSFLAAHLRYRNPNLPRACQDAYYAEIALVAERLGARDVPRSCAEIEDYLQRMRPQLQCDARSLEVVDILRRAPAPSRLAQPVGKLMLNAGIDLLPDWASTMLGLQQGSLRRRLVRLGLINTAPVLRWAMRDSSAHRARRRMGLE from the coding sequence ATGGAAGCCCTACGCCGCCGTATCGAAACCCAGGTCATGAGCCTCACCGGGCTGGCCCTCGGCCAGCTCGACCTGGAGTCGCCCAAGGGCGACCCTGGCCTGTTCGGCCCAGGCAGTATCAGCTGGCAGGTGCACGGCGACTTTCCCAGCATGCTGGTGGGCGGTATCAGCGCCTTGATGCTGCAACTGCTGCATCCCCTGGCGCTGGCCGGGGTGTGGGACCACTCGAACTTCCGCCATGACCTGCTCGGCCGCCTGCGCCGCACCAGCCAGTTCATTTCCGGCACCACCTTCGGCTCGACCCGCGATGCCGAATGGTTGATCGACAAGGTGCGCACCATCCACTTGCAGGTGGTTGGCAGCGCACCCGATGGTCGCCCCTATGCCGCCAGCGACCCCGACCTGTTGACCTGGGTGCACGTGGCCGAGGTCAGCAGCTTTCTCGCCGCCCACCTGCGCTATCGCAACCCGAACCTGCCGCGGGCGTGCCAGGACGCCTACTACGCCGAGATCGCCCTGGTTGCCGAGCGCCTCGGCGCGCGCGATGTGCCGCGCTCCTGCGCCGAGATCGAGGACTATCTGCAACGCATGCGTCCCCAGCTGCAATGTGATGCCCGCAGCCTGGAGGTGGTGGATATCCTGCGCAGGGCGCCCGCCCCGAGTCGCCTGGCGCAGCCGGTGGGCAAGCTGATGCTCAACGCCGGGATCGATTTGCTGCCCGACTGGGCCAGCACGATGCTCGGCCTGCAGCAGGGTTCGCTGCGGCGGCGCCTGGTCCGCCTGGGCCTGATCAACACCGCCCCGGTGCTGCGCTGGGCCATGCGCGACAGCTCGGCACACCGCGCGCGGCGGCGCATGGGCCTGGAATGA
- the acs gene encoding acetate--CoA ligase, with translation MFDIRDFPQALAVSQSATLSDADYHRLYRQSVDDPDSFWAEQAKRLDWLKPWSSVQQCDLHNGSARWFDGAQLNVSHNCIDRHLATRGEQTALLWEGDNPADSKAISYRELHRQVCRLANALKARGVKKGDRVCIYMPMIPEAAYAMLACTRIGAIHSVVFGGFSPDALRDRILDADCRTVITADEGVRGGKRIPLKHNVDQALASCPAVSSVFVVKRTGAEIAWSEGRDLCYQETTAKAGDDCPAEAMDAEDPLFILYTSGSTGKPKGVLHTTAGYLLQATMTFKTVFDYRDGEVFWCTADVGWVTGHSYIVYGPLANGAISLMFEGVPNYPDTSRFWQVVDKHRVNIFYTAPTALRALMREGAGPLQGTSRETLRLLGSVGEPINPEAWEWYFEAVGKKRCPIVDTWWQTETGGIMLTPLPGTPRLKPGCATQPMFGVQPVLLDDKGQLIEGPGAGLLAIKASWPGQIRSVYGDHQRMVDTYFKPMPGYYFTGDGARRDADGDYWITGRIDDVINVSGHRIGTAEVESALVLHDSVAEAAVVGYPHDLKGQGVYAFVTPMNGITPDDALKAELLALVSKEIGSFAKPELIQWAPALPKTRSGKIMRRILRKIACNELDNLGDTSTLADPSVVQGLIDKRLNQ, from the coding sequence ATGTTCGATATCCGTGACTTTCCCCAGGCCCTGGCCGTGAGCCAGTCCGCCACCCTCAGCGACGCCGACTACCATCGCCTCTACCGCCAGTCGGTGGATGACCCCGACAGCTTCTGGGCCGAACAGGCCAAGCGCCTGGATTGGCTCAAGCCCTGGTCGAGCGTGCAGCAATGCGACCTGCACAATGGCAGCGCCCGCTGGTTCGACGGCGCCCAGCTCAACGTCAGCCATAACTGCATCGATCGCCACCTGGCCACGCGCGGCGAACAGACCGCCCTGCTCTGGGAGGGCGACAATCCCGCCGACAGCAAGGCCATCAGCTACCGCGAACTGCACCGCCAGGTCTGCCGCCTGGCCAACGCCCTGAAAGCCCGCGGCGTGAAGAAAGGCGACCGGGTCTGCATCTATATGCCGATGATTCCCGAGGCCGCCTACGCCATGCTTGCCTGCACGCGCATCGGCGCCATCCACTCGGTGGTGTTCGGCGGCTTCTCCCCCGATGCCCTGCGTGACCGTATCCTCGACGCCGACTGCCGCACCGTGATCACCGCCGACGAAGGCGTGCGCGGTGGCAAGCGCATCCCGCTCAAGCACAACGTCGACCAGGCGCTGGCCAGTTGTCCGGCGGTGAGCAGCGTGTTCGTGGTCAAGCGCACAGGCGCCGAAATCGCCTGGAGTGAAGGCCGTGACCTCTGCTATCAAGAGACGACCGCAAAGGCCGGCGACGACTGCCCGGCCGAGGCGATGGACGCCGAAGATCCGTTGTTCATCCTCTATACCTCGGGCAGCACCGGTAAACCCAAGGGCGTGCTGCACACCACCGCCGGCTACCTGCTGCAGGCCACCATGACCTTCAAGACGGTGTTCGACTACCGCGACGGCGAGGTGTTCTGGTGCACCGCCGATGTCGGCTGGGTCACCGGCCATAGCTACATCGTCTACGGCCCGCTGGCCAACGGCGCGATCTCGCTGATGTTCGAAGGCGTGCCCAACTACCCGGACACCTCGCGTTTCTGGCAGGTGGTCGACAAGCACCGGGTGAATATCTTCTACACAGCCCCCACCGCGCTGCGGGCACTGATGCGCGAAGGCGCCGGGCCATTGCAGGGCACCTCACGCGAGACCCTGCGCCTGCTCGGCAGCGTCGGCGAACCGATCAACCCGGAAGCCTGGGAATGGTATTTCGAGGCGGTCGGCAAAAAGCGCTGTCCCATCGTCGACACCTGGTGGCAGACCGAAACCGGCGGCATCATGCTCACCCCCCTCCCCGGCACACCACGGCTCAAGCCAGGCTGCGCCACCCAGCCCATGTTCGGCGTGCAACCGGTACTGCTGGATGACAAAGGCCAGCTGATCGAAGGCCCCGGTGCCGGACTACTGGCGATCAAGGCCAGCTGGCCCGGGCAGATCCGCAGCGTCTACGGCGATCACCAGCGCATGGTCGACACCTACTTCAAGCCCATGCCCGGCTACTACTTCACCGGCGACGGCGCCCGCCGCGACGCCGATGGCGACTACTGGATCACCGGGCGCATCGACGATGTGATCAATGTCTCCGGCCACCGTATCGGCACCGCCGAGGTAGAGAGCGCCCTGGTGCTGCACGACAGCGTCGCCGAGGCTGCCGTGGTCGGCTATCCCCACGACCTCAAGGGCCAGGGTGTCTATGCCTTCGTCACCCCCATGAACGGCATCACCCCGGACGACGCGCTCAAGGCCGAACTGCTGGCCCTGGTGAGCAAGGAAATCGGCAGCTTCGCCAAGCCGGAACTGATCCAGTGGGCCCCGGCCTTGCCCAAGACACGCTCGGGCAAGATCATGCGGCGTATACTGCGCAAGATCGCCTGCAACGAACTGGACAACCTGGGGGACACCTCGACCCTCGCCGACCCCAGCGTGGTCCAGGGCCTGATCGACAAGCGTCTCAACCAATAA
- the pgi gene encoding glucose-6-phosphate isomerase, which translates to MAYYRTPHDVTALPAWQALQHHRDAMQGFSMREAFAADGKRFEQFSLSSCGLFLDYSKNLITEQTRDLLVNLAKEVDLEAAIQSMFSGEIINASEGRPVLHTALRRPVGDKLSVNGVNVMPEVHKVLNQITELVGRIHDGLWRGYSEKPITDVVNIGIGGSFLGPELVSEALLPYAQRGVRCHYLANIDGSEFHELSAKLRAETTLFIVSSKSFNTLETLKNAQAARTWYLAQGGSEAELYRHFIAVSSNKAAAVAFGIREENIFPMWDWVGGRYSLWSAIGLPIALAIGTANFKELLSGAYTMDQHFQTAPFEKNMPVLLALLGVWYGNFWGARSHAILPYDHYLRNITKHLQQLDMESNGKSVLTDGSPVKTDTGPVIWGGVGCNGQHAYHQLLHQGTQLIPADFIVPVVSFNPVADHHQWLYANCLSQSQALMLGKTLEEAETELRAKGLSEAEVARLAPHKVIPGNRPSNTLVVERISPRRLGALVAMYEHKVFVQSVVWGINAFDQWGVELGKELGKGVYQRLVGAQEDNAEDGSTQGLINYFRGRHRG; encoded by the coding sequence ATGGCGTATTACCGTACCCCCCACGATGTGACGGCGCTGCCCGCCTGGCAGGCGCTTCAACACCACCGCGACGCCATGCAGGGCTTCAGCATGCGCGAAGCCTTCGCCGCCGACGGCAAGCGCTTCGAACAGTTCTCCTTGAGCAGCTGCGGCCTGTTCCTCGACTACTCGAAAAACCTGATCACCGAGCAGACTCGTGACCTGCTGGTGAACCTGGCCAAGGAAGTCGACCTGGAAGCAGCCATCCAGTCGATGTTCAGCGGCGAGATCATCAACGCCTCCGAAGGCCGCCCGGTGCTGCACACCGCCCTGCGCCGCCCGGTTGGCGACAAGCTCAGCGTGAACGGCGTCAACGTGATGCCGGAAGTGCACAAGGTGCTGAACCAGATCACCGAGCTGGTCGGGCGCATCCACGACGGCCTGTGGCGCGGCTATAGCGAAAAACCGATCACCGACGTGGTCAACATCGGCATCGGCGGCTCGTTCCTCGGCCCCGAGCTGGTGTCCGAGGCCCTGCTGCCCTATGCCCAGCGCGGCGTGCGCTGCCACTACCTGGCGAACATCGACGGCAGCGAATTCCATGAGCTGTCGGCCAAGCTGCGCGCCGAGACGACGCTGTTCATCGTCTCGTCGAAGTCGTTCAACACCCTGGAAACCCTGAAGAACGCCCAGGCCGCACGCACCTGGTACCTGGCCCAGGGCGGCTCGGAAGCCGAGCTGTACCGCCACTTCATCGCGGTGTCGAGCAACAAGGCCGCCGCCGTGGCCTTCGGTATTCGCGAAGAGAACATCTTCCCGATGTGGGACTGGGTCGGTGGGCGCTACTCGCTATGGTCGGCAATCGGCCTGCCGATCGCCCTGGCCATCGGCACCGCCAACTTCAAGGAGCTGCTGTCCGGTGCCTACACCATGGATCAGCACTTCCAGACCGCGCCATTCGAGAAGAACATGCCCGTGCTGCTGGCCCTGCTGGGCGTGTGGTACGGCAATTTCTGGGGCGCCCGCAGCCACGCGATCCTGCCGTACGACCATTACCTGCGCAATATCACCAAGCACCTGCAGCAGCTGGACATGGAGTCCAACGGCAAGAGCGTGCTGACCGACGGCTCCCCGGTGAAAACCGATACCGGCCCGGTGATCTGGGGCGGCGTCGGCTGCAACGGCCAGCATGCCTACCACCAGTTGCTGCACCAGGGCACCCAGCTGATCCCGGCCGACTTCATCGTGCCGGTGGTGAGCTTCAACCCGGTGGCCGACCATCACCAATGGCTGTACGCCAACTGCCTGTCGCAGAGCCAGGCGCTGATGCTCGGCAAGACCCTCGAGGAAGCCGAGACCGAACTGCGCGCCAAGGGCCTGAGCGAAGCCGAAGTTGCCAGGCTGGCCCCGCACAAGGTGATTCCGGGCAACCGCCCGAGCAACACCCTGGTGGTCGAACGCATCAGCCCGCGTCGTCTCGGTGCGCTGGTGGCGATGTATGAGCACAAGGTGTTCGTGCAGAGCGTGGTCTGGGGCATCAACGCCTTCGACCAATGGGGCGTGGAGTTGGGCAAGGAACTGGGCAAGGGCGTGTACCAGCGCCTGGTCGGTGCCCAGGAAGACAACGCCGAGGATGGCTCGACCCAGGGCCTGATCAACTACTTCCGCGGCCGTCACCGCGGCTGA
- the panC gene encoding pantoate--beta-alanine ligase — protein sequence MNTVKTVRELRAAVARARGEGKRIAFVPTMGNLHSGHAALVTKAAQRADFVVASIFVNPLQFGAGEDLDKYPRTLAADQEKLLQAGCHLLFAPTVEEMYPDGMAVQTRVSVPQLSEGLCGASRPGHFEGVATVVSKLFNMVQPDLAVFGEKDFQQLAVIRAMVRDLNMPIQIIGEPTVRAEDGLALSSRNGYLTPEQRATAPVLYRTLNGIAEALRHGQRDFAALIAEGQAQLEAAGLRKDYLEVRHALTLRPAMIDDRDLVVIAAAYLGNTRLIDNIYLHLEEQTA from the coding sequence ATGAATACCGTCAAGACCGTCCGTGAACTGCGCGCCGCCGTGGCCCGCGCCCGTGGCGAAGGCAAGCGCATCGCCTTCGTGCCGACCATGGGCAACCTGCACAGCGGCCATGCCGCCCTGGTGACCAAGGCCGCCCAGCGCGCCGACTTCGTGGTCGCCAGCATCTTCGTCAACCCGTTGCAGTTCGGCGCGGGCGAGGACCTGGACAAGTACCCGCGCACCCTCGCCGCCGACCAGGAAAAACTGCTCCAGGCCGGCTGCCACCTGCTGTTCGCCCCCACCGTCGAAGAGATGTACCCCGACGGCATGGCCGTGCAGACCCGGGTCAGCGTGCCACAGCTGTCCGAAGGCCTGTGCGGTGCCAGCCGCCCGGGGCACTTCGAAGGCGTCGCGACCGTGGTCAGCAAGCTGTTCAACATGGTCCAGCCGGACTTGGCCGTGTTCGGCGAAAAGGACTTCCAGCAACTGGCGGTGATCCGCGCCATGGTGCGCGACCTGAACATGCCGATCCAGATCATCGGCGAGCCGACCGTGCGCGCCGAGGACGGCCTGGCGCTGTCGTCGCGCAATGGCTACCTGACGCCAGAACAGCGAGCCACCGCCCCGGTGCTGTACCGCACCCTGAACGGCATCGCCGAGGCCCTGCGCCATGGCCAGCGCGATTTCGCGGCGCTGATCGCCGAGGGCCAGGCGCAACTGGAAGCGGCAGGCCTGCGCAAGGACTACCTGGAAGTGCGCCACGCCCTGACGCTGCGCCCGGCGATGATCGACGACCGTGACCTCGTGGTGATCGCGGCGGCGTACCTGGGTAATACTCGTCTGATCGACAACATCTACCTGCACCTGGAAGAGCAGACCGCCTGA
- the panB gene encoding 3-methyl-2-oxobutanoate hydroxymethyltransferase — MPEVTLTTLNGLKAKGEKITMLTCYDATFAKAASDAGVEVLLVGDSLGMVLQGHDSTLPVSNDDMAYHTACVKRGNSGALILTDLPFMAHATPELAFANAAQLMRAGAHMVKIEGAAWLAETIRLLAERGVPVCAHMGLTPQTVNVLGGYKVQGRQEAQARQMRADAIALEQAGAAMLLLECVPSELAAEITQAVSIPVIGIGAGSATDGQVLVLHDMLGLSLSGRVPKFVKNFMAGQPDIQSALAAYVRAVKDVSFPGSEHGFSA; from the coding sequence ATGCCTGAAGTAACCCTGACCACCCTGAACGGCCTCAAGGCCAAGGGTGAAAAAATCACCATGCTGACCTGCTACGACGCGACCTTCGCCAAGGCTGCGAGCGATGCGGGTGTCGAAGTCCTGCTGGTCGGCGACTCGCTGGGCATGGTCCTGCAGGGCCATGACAGCACCCTGCCCGTCAGCAACGACGACATGGCCTACCACACCGCTTGCGTAAAGCGCGGCAACAGCGGTGCGCTGATCCTCACCGACCTGCCGTTCATGGCCCACGCCACCCCTGAGCTGGCCTTCGCCAACGCCGCCCAGCTGATGCGCGCCGGCGCCCACATGGTCAAGATCGAAGGTGCCGCCTGGCTGGCCGAGACCATCCGCCTGCTGGCCGAACGCGGTGTGCCGGTGTGCGCGCACATGGGCCTGACCCCGCAGACCGTCAACGTGCTCGGTGGTTACAAGGTCCAGGGCCGTCAGGAAGCCCAGGCGCGGCAGATGCGCGCCGACGCCATCGCCCTGGAACAGGCCGGCGCGGCCATGCTGTTGCTCGAGTGCGTGCCCAGCGAGCTGGCCGCGGAAATCACCCAGGCAGTGAGCATCCCGGTGATCGGCATCGGTGCCGGCAGCGCCACCGATGGCCAGGTACTGGTCCTGCATGACATGCTCGGATTGTCGCTCAGCGGTCGCGTGCCCAAGTTCGTGAAGAACTTCATGGCCGGCCAGCCGGATATCCAGAGCGCCCTGGCCGCCTACGTCCGCGCGGTCAAGGACGTCAGTTTCCCAGGCAGCGAACACGGGTTCAGCGCATGA
- the folK gene encoding 2-amino-4-hydroxy-6-hydroxymethyldihydropteridine diphosphokinase — translation MSTRAFIGLGSNLDQPAEQLQSALQALDLMADTRLAAASAFYTSDSLLPGQPRYTNAVAAIDTTLAPLDLLDALQAIENDQGRVRKERWGPRTLDLDVLLFGDQVIDVPRLKVPHYHMHARPFVLYPLAELVPADFRLADGRVLQQLLQACPFVGLERL, via the coding sequence ATGAGCACCCGTGCGTTCATCGGCCTGGGCAGCAACCTGGACCAGCCCGCCGAGCAGTTGCAAAGCGCCCTCCAGGCGCTGGACCTGATGGCCGACACTCGCCTGGCGGCGGCGTCGGCCTTCTATACCAGCGACTCGCTGCTGCCCGGCCAGCCACGCTACACCAACGCCGTGGCGGCCATCGATACGACGCTGGCGCCGCTCGACCTGCTCGATGCCCTGCAAGCCATCGAGAACGACCAGGGCCGCGTGCGCAAGGAACGCTGGGGCCCGCGCACCCTCGACCTCGACGTGCTGCTGTTTGGTGATCAGGTGATCGATGTACCGCGCCTGAAAGTGCCGCACTATCACATGCACGCGCGCCCCTTCGTGCTCTACCCGCTCGCCGAGCTGGTGCCCGCCGACTTCCGCCTCGCCGATGGCCGCGTCCTGCAGCAGTTGCTCCAGGCGTGCCCGTTCGTCGGCCTGGAACGCCTGTAA
- a CDS encoding polynucleotide adenylyltransferase PcnB → MLKKLFQSFRPPVRGQHHRRTTPEVINKSQHSLQRSQFSRHAVSIVERLQAAGYQAYLVGGCVRDLLLGIPPKDFDVATSATPEQVRAEFRNARIIGRRFKLVHIHFGREIIEVATFRAPHSDEDQADSHRSSHNASGRILRDNVYGTLEEDAQRRDFTINALYYDPVSERILDYANGVHDIRNRLLRLIGDPTQRYQEDPVRMLRAVRFAAKLNFGIEKHTVAPIRELAPMLRDIPPARLFEESLKLFLNGQGAITFEMLVDLELFEPLFPASSHALEERPTYTHTLISQALSNTDLRVKQGKPVTPAFLFAALLWPALPGRVLYLQSQGVPPIPAMNGAAHDLIAEQCQRIAIPKRFTLPIREIWDMQERLPRRSGKRADAMLDNPRFRAGYDFLLLRESAGEETDGLGEWWTDYQDANDSQRRDMIRELGSRDDGASTTAGPRKRKRSGAKRKRDDEQAWD, encoded by the coding sequence ATGCTGAAGAAGCTGTTCCAGTCGTTCCGCCCGCCCGTCCGTGGCCAGCACCACAGGCGCACCACGCCTGAAGTGATCAACAAGAGCCAGCACTCGCTGCAACGCAGCCAGTTCAGCCGTCATGCCGTGAGCATCGTCGAACGTCTGCAGGCGGCCGGTTATCAGGCCTACCTGGTCGGCGGCTGCGTGCGCGACCTGTTGCTAGGCATCCCCCCCAAGGACTTCGACGTCGCCACCAGCGCCACGCCCGAACAGGTCCGCGCGGAGTTTCGCAATGCCCGAATCATTGGCCGGCGCTTCAAGCTGGTCCATATTCATTTCGGCCGCGAGATCATCGAAGTCGCCACCTTCCGTGCCCCGCACTCCGATGAAGACCAGGCCGACAGCCACCGCTCGTCGCACAACGCCAGCGGTCGCATCCTGCGCGATAACGTCTACGGCACCCTGGAAGAAGACGCGCAGCGCCGCGACTTCACCATCAACGCCCTGTACTACGATCCGGTCAGCGAGCGCATTCTCGACTACGCCAACGGTGTCCACGACATCCGCAACCGCCTGCTGCGCCTGATCGGCGACCCGACCCAGCGCTACCAGGAAGACCCGGTACGCATGCTGCGGGCAGTGCGTTTCGCCGCCAAGCTGAACTTCGGCATCGAGAAGCACACGGTGGCGCCGATCCGCGAGCTGGCACCTATGCTGCGCGACATCCCGCCAGCGCGGCTGTTCGAAGAGAGCCTGAAGCTGTTCCTCAACGGCCAGGGCGCGATCACCTTCGAGATGCTGGTCGACCTGGAGCTGTTCGAGCCACTGTTCCCAGCCAGCAGCCACGCCCTGGAAGAGCGCCCGACCTACACCCACACCCTGATCAGCCAGGCCCTGAGCAACACCGACCTGCGCGTCAAGCAGGGCAAGCCGGTCACCCCGGCCTTCCTGTTCGCCGCCCTGCTGTGGCCGGCCCTGCCAGGCCGCGTGCTGTACCTGCAGAGCCAGGGCGTACCACCGATCCCGGCCATGAACGGCGCGGCTCACGACCTGATCGCCGAACAGTGCCAACGCATCGCCATTCCCAAGCGCTTCACCCTGCCGATCCGCGAGATCTGGGACATGCAGGAGCGCCTGCCACGGCGCAGCGGCAAGCGCGCCGATGCGATGCTGGACAACCCACGCTTCCGCGCCGGCTACGATTTCCTGTTGTTGCGTGAAAGCGCCGGCGAGGAAACCGACGGCCTGGGCGAATGGTGGACCGACTACCAGGACGCCAACGACAGCCAGCGCCGCGACATGATCCGCGAGCTGGGCAGCCGCGACGATGGCGCCAGCACCACTGCCGGGCCACGCAAACGCAAGCGCAGTGGCGCCAAGCGCAAGCGCGACGACGAGCAAGCCTGGGACTGA